A stretch of Larus michahellis chromosome Z, bLarMic1.1, whole genome shotgun sequence DNA encodes these proteins:
- the FER gene encoding tyrosine-protein kinase Fer isoform X2 translates to MGFGGDLKYSHDALLKLQDWELRLLETVKKFMVMRVKSDKEYASTLQNLCNQVDKESTCQLDYISNVSKSWLLVVQQTEQLSKIMKTHAEDLNSGPLHRLTMMIKDKQQVKKSYVGVHQQIEAEMYKVTKTELEKLKSSYRQLIKEVNSAKEKYKEAVAKVFQAFKTYCKQGKEQCLPEQREGITKYWK, encoded by the exons ATGGGGTTTGGAGGTGACCTGAAGTATTCTCATGATGCTTTATTAAAACTGCAAGACTGGGAACTGCGACTGCTGGAAACAGTGAAGAAATTCATGGTAATGCGAGTAAAAAGTGATAAGGAGTATGCCTCCACTTTACAGAATCTTTGTAATCAAGTAGATAAAGAGAGCACTTGTCAATTGGATTATATCAGCAATGTCTCCAAG TCTTGGTTGCTTGTGGTACAGCAAACAGAACAGCTGAGCAAAATAATGAAGACACATGCAGAGGATCTTAATTCTGGGCCTTTGCATAGGCTTACGATGATGATCAAAGATAAGCAGCAAGTTAAGAAGAGTTACGTAGGTGTTCATCAGCAAATTGAAGCAGAGATGTACAAG gtCACAAAGACAGAACTAGAGAAACTAAAATCTAGCTATAGACAACTAATAAAAGAAGTAAATTCTGCCAAAGAAAAGTATAAAGAAGCTGTGGCTAAAG TTTTTCAGGCTTTCAAGACTTATTGCAAACAAGGGAAGGAACAGTGCCTACCAGAACAGCGGGAGGGCATAACCAAGTATTGGAAATaa